In the Silene latifolia isolate original U9 population chromosome 1, ASM4854445v1, whole genome shotgun sequence genome, TTTGCTACTTACCCCCATCGTAAGACACTACATTTTTATAAAAAGTTTATGCATTTTAGTATTATGAGTATTAATTAAGTTGTTTTTATAAAATGAGACGGTGTCACACCATAAGACAGTACATTTTTGTAAAAAGTTTCTGCATTTTTGTATTACAATTTACAAGTATTAAATAAGTTGTCTTTCTATAAAATGAGACgaaccgtctcacacaagaatTACTGCATCAGGTTCTCTTGGACATTAAATATATCATCGCCATGAAATGTCAAGTATATACGACTTGGTAGGTAATACTAAGATTTAATGTTATTGTGTGAAAAATGTGGAATAAAACGTGTTTCTTCTTGTTCACGTTCCAGGAACCAGGTTCTTTGACCCTACTTTGGCATCTGCATATATTGCATTCTTCGGGCTGTCATTTCTTGACAGCCCGATTTTATTGAATCTTCTTCCTACAATTTCAAGGTACTTGCTACACAAAATACATCTCTTTGTGTATATATATTCTTCTACAATCTAACTTTTGTAGTAGCTCATTCCATTTCCAACTCATTCTTATCCTTGGTGTAGGTACAGTAAGGTTGTTGCTATTTCGACATACTGCTTTTTTTCATAATGGGTTCCCTTCAACGACCTTTATACGCGGCTGCTGCTGTTGCTGTAGCATCTGTTACTGATCTGCCAATTAAGTTTAAGAAATCAAAGTCAAATGACCCTTGTAGTACTTCTTCAGCAAGTTTACATTCCCTGTCAAATTCCGAACTTTCATGGGTATCTCACATTTCAGTCTCCAAGCTAGCAAGTTTCTCTTTTATCAACAGAATTCAGGTCCCATTGCCTAATATTAAAATCAACCCTTTACCGATAACCAACTGTAGTAAAACCTGGAACGGAAATTCTGTCACGTCATCTCCCCTTTTGGTTAGTTTATACCAGTCAGCTGAGTTGACCAGGGCATCGAAACCAAAACCATGTTCTGACGATTTCACTAGTAAAGGTGTCCCGTCTGAGGACTTGTACAGGTGGCATTTGCCTGACCTGGCGGCTGTCGAGGGTGCCTCGGGTTGTTCATCTGAAAAGTCTAGGACAGTAGTGGTTTTGCTGGGATGGTTAGGAGCAAAACAGAAGCACTTGAAACGATATGCAGAATGGTATACTTCAAGGGGATTCCATGCTATTACCTTTACTTTTCCGATGTCTGAGGTTCTTAGTTACCAGGTTGGTGGGAAATCAGAGCAGGATGTCGAATTACTTGTAAACCATCTCGCTGACTGGTTAGAGGAGGAGCATGGAAAGAACCTTGTTTTTCACACCTTCAGCAATACCGGTTGGCTAACGTGAGTGTCCGGTTTTGCCCTTTAATCAATTACCGTGTTTATCTCATGCTTATTGTATTGACTTTGTGCGTGCCTTGTACAGATATGGGGT is a window encoding:
- the LOC141597499 gene encoding uncharacterized protein LOC141597499, coding for MGSLQRPLYAAAAVAVASVTDLPIKFKKSKSNDPCSTSSASLHSLSNSELSWVSHISVSKLASFSFINRIQVPLPNIKINPLPITNCSKTWNGNSVTSSPLLVSLYQSAELTRASKPKPCSDDFTSKGVPSEDLYRWHLPDLAAVEGASGCSSEKSRTVVVLLGWLGAKQKHLKRYAEWYTSRGFHAITFTFPMSEVLSYQVGGKSEQDVELLVNHLADWLEEEHGKNLVFHTFSNTGWLTYGVMLEKFQKQDSSLLGRIKGCIVDSAPVAAPDPQVWASGFSAAFLKKQSIATKGLSTLHDSADEELVTRKTAREPKPAMTETALLTVLGKFFEVVLKLPPVNRYKLLLACLNFQKNLLLARCTSQEELTRKN